Genomic segment of Scyliorhinus torazame isolate Kashiwa2021f chromosome 7, sScyTor2.1, whole genome shotgun sequence:
TTTacacccactctttgctttctgtctttAAGCCAGTTCACAATCCATTCTGCCCAGTGTCCCTTCACTCTGCATTCTTTGCCCTTATTCTATCATGGGACACCTTACTGAAGGCCTTTAGAAAATCCAGATAATTCtcatcagagatgaggaggaatttattctcttgAAGGGTCGcaagtctgtggaactctcttccccgaAGAGAGATGGAGGCACTAAAATTCCTTAGGCAATCTGTTACTTACCTGTGGTTGAAAGTCCACTGGTTCTAATCCTCGACACTCAAAGTGTACTATAGTTTTAAACTTTTCACTGTCTTCAGCCTTGGTTAAAAAAAGAATCACAGTATGATTAGCCCACTGCATTTGCAGAATCGTTATGTTGCATCTACATGTATGTAAAATTGTATCTGGAAGAAAAGCAGATGAATGAATCAACCGATTACCCACACAAGAAAGCAACTTTACAATACCACAAAGCAGTTGGCACTTTGTGTCCCTCATGAGCCAACTTACATTGTATGGCTTGATGGTGTCCTTCAGAATATCTAAAAACCAATAAAAAAGTACATATCAAGGATTTAAAATTTAATAACATCTAAATCCCAAAATAAAATTGTAATCACTGCGGGTGAAATAATACACAAATCAACAAGTGTTTAAAGAGTAAATTCCATACTGTAACGCTACAATATTGGTTTTAAATATCACTGCACCGGACTGCCAGATAATGCTAGTTTCAATTATCAGAATTAAATAGTGGCCAACAAGCATAATTAGTGgagatttttctttttctttaggATAATTAATGTTCTCCCTCAACAAAAGGATGATTATGCGAAGCTGCAGCAATAGATTTTAAAGGAACAGTGACCAAATTGCATATCTGGTAGTCAGCCTGCAGCAATTGCGGCTGCCAGATGAGCCCAAGTAAGAAGTCAATATGGCGATGAGGCCTGAACAGAATTCTGCTCTGAGCTATTGTTTCACATTGTCAAGGGTGCCTACTAGAGCTCACAAGTAAATTTAACTTTCTCACTACTATAAAAAATACAGATCTGCTCATAGATTAGTGTAAGAGGTAACATGCTGATTAAAGAAGAAGCAAAATGTCACTGACAATGATTCCAAACATACAATTCGTTCTTTCAAAAGCCCCAACTAGAAGTACAATAAAAACAAGATTTAAGAATTCCTTAGCTAGTAGGACATAATCCTAGTTCTATTATTGGTTTTTTGACCCACTGAACCTCATATTAGATGGGTTTTTTCATTTTGGGAGTAAATTTGTTGACACCAGGGTGCCAATGAGCAACTCCATAGGAATTCCAAACTGACATATTTCACGTCCAAGATTAACAGCCACCTTAATTCAGTAAAACAGACGAGGATACTTCACAGGAGGGTAATCAGATAAGATTCAATAAGGAGACAAGAGAGGTTTTAAGGGGCACCTTAAGAGAGTCAGGGAATTCCtcagaggaaattccagagcttgaagCTGAAACAGTTGAAGTCACAAACATAAATGAAAGTACAAATTACATTAGGAATGAACAAAAGGCTAGAACTGGAGAAACAAAGTTCACTGAGGGTTCTTGTGCCGGATCAAGTTAGAGTCAAAAGAACAGGGCTATGCAGGGGGTTAAATGTTAAGCATTTTAAATTTGAGACATTGCTGGACCAGGAGTCTATGTACTTTAGTTAGCAGAAGGGTGGTAGGAGAATTGAATTTGGTTATGTGCTGAGTTTTGGACAAGTTCCAAGTTTACAGAGTTTGCAGAATGACAGGAAACTGGGCAGGCGAGCATTGGCATAGTTGAGTCCGGAGGTGACAAAGCCACAGATGACAATTTCAGTGCGTGATGTACTGAGACAAAGATGGAAACTAGCAATTACGTAGGGGTGGAAGTCGCAGTCTTTGTGATGGAGAAACACAATACTGAGGCTATGCCTCAGACTGTGGCTAAATGGAAGGGACCCAGTTACAGCAAAACATTGGGCGAGCACTGAACATATACATCAGGGAAATTTAAACAGCGACTAGTTTCTCAGACTGAAATAGATGCCCAGAGGATGCTCAAGGTGCTTGCAAAGCTGACATCTTGAAATGGAGTGGTTTCACAAGAAGTAAAAGAAAATTAAATCTAAGAATACTCTACAAAAATCCTTTACAAAGTAGGAATCGCAGAACTAGTATACTTAATAAAAATGAAAAAATATCAAAAGAAATATATTTTTATATAAAGTTCTTTTACCATAAATAAGGCTTCTTGTTGGAATTAGAAGAAGTACTGGGCTTGTGGTACAGAGTTCCATGACACACTTAAGAGGCTAGTGTGGAGTGCCATTGGTCACCACTCAGGTCAGAGGCAGGCTAATCCCACTGTTATGGACAAACATGCATTACTTATAAAAATCTCCCCAAATTATGAGATATGGCCAAACATTTAAATTTCATTATTGTGACTTTTGGATAACTGGACCTTCAAATCCCTCCGTGCATACTGATATTTGTTTCAGTGTTGCTGCCAGAGCTCTCACTTGACTTTTCCAAGTACAGTATAAGCACTGTAGCCACATGCAGAAATGCATCTGATGGTAGCTGTTACCCAGCATAAACATACCATTAAAAAAATTGAGCTACTGgctcaaggtttggtgaggttttcAAATTGAGTAAGATGCGAACCAGAAATCAGAAAAGTGTTCAAACTCTGATGACACACATTTGTAAAATATGGAAAAAACATTTTCAGAGTTGTCACCATTGCCATAAATTATCTCTTATTAATAAGGATGATTCAAAGATTCTGAAAATTTTGCACAAAACAGTGTAATTAAAACAACACTGACTACAAAAATTAGATTCCTCCACTTATAACCTACCAATGGAGTTCTCTCTTGAACACAGCTTGCACTTCTGTATCATACTGGCACTTCCTCGCCCACCTTTGAGTGGGGCACTGCTCTGTacaaaacaacaacttgcattaatgTGGCACCTTCTAACATATTAAATGGAGCAAGCTGATCACTTAGAAATGGGAGATGGGGAAACATATAATCTTTTTCAAACAGCAAGCTGACCAATTATGGTATTACGACCAAGTACATAAAATGTGTCCAGCCacttaattttatttatttatgggGAAATCATATAAAATCTAACTCACCATTAATGTGATATACTGCCATTTATCAGAAATTTCTCCGCAATTCTGACATTTCAACTAATAAAAAAAGCATACAGAAATTAGTTGAATGCTTATGAATTGTGCAATAGAAGTTACTGATCTATGCTACAACTACAAGTACTATTCAGTACTACCATCTGGTCCAATAATCTCCTGCTGCCTAGCACCACTTCAACTGCAAACTACATTTTATTTCCATTGTGCAAATCCACAGCCATTTACTGAATGGCATTTTGAAAACAGCAAATTCCATTATAAGTAGAAACACGGCCATCATCGTTAACTGAGCAGAACAAAATATCAATTCTAAAGTTCTACTTATCAGATGAACAGAATACatgcatataatttacagtgcagaagctagAAACAAAAAGCCAGGCCATGTGAGTTACAATGATGCACCAATGCACAACTCTTTGAAATAATCAGAATTGTTCTTTTCCTGTAATTGCATGACCCAGGGAATCCTTTATAGTAATATAAGCCTAACTTTAGACCATGGTGTCCTATTTCTAGAGGGACGTGCAGCCATAAGTTAAATATCAGCATCACACAAGATTGCGTTTTTCTGAAAAAATGTTAATGTTTCTATTTATATCTCAAGATCCTTCAGTGGCCAAGATTGTTATTAGAAGTTTTCATTGAACACTCATCATGATGCAAACTTGTTTTTATATGGACTTGCTAGAAATCCTGTGACCCCTCAAATACATTTTTCTCCTTCCTGCTTGTACATTATTACTCCGACTGTGTACAATTTGAGAAGTATCAGCAGCCCTCTCATACCTCATCCAAGTGGCCATTATTCATTCACAAGATCAACCATGAAGGACATCAGAGCTGAGACCAATTTTGTCTTCATACACTCATACTTTCCAATGGGCATCATTGGTGATTAGAAACAGAAGCCCTGGCACATCTATCCTCCCAGCCTAATCAAAGAAGCCGAATTATAGACCACCACCATTCTTCTGTAGAAGATCAGCTAAGAGGGTACCGACCAGGGATTAGGCCTCGGACCATCAGTAGCTCCATGAAATTACTCATTTGAGTTATTAGAGGAAGCTCCATGTAAAAGCTTTTATCGCAGGATTTCCCATCATTTCTAAACTTTAGTGTCGGAAAGGTGTTAAGAAATGTTGAGGTAACAGCATTTTCTGTCCAATGAAATTAATGGACAAAACAAATCAAGACAATTTACATCATTCCTAATGTTCTTCTATTAGCTCTGTCTTGGTGACTTTCACACTCAATTCCAACTAGAAACAAAAAGCCAGGCCATGTGAGTTACAATGATGCACCAATGCACAACTCTTTGAAATAATCAGAATTGTTCTTTTCCTGTAATTGCATGACCCAGGGAATCCTTTATAGTAATATAAGCCTAACTTTAGACCATGGTGTCCTATTTCTAGAGGGACGTGCAGCCATAAGTTAAATATCAGCATCACACAAGATTGCGTTTTTCTGAAAAAATGTTAATGTTTCTATTTATATTTATGTCTCAAGATCCTTCAGTGGCCAAGATTGTTATTAGAAGGTTTCATTGAACACTCATCATTAACAAATCAAATTTCAAACCCACTGATATGCTGTCTACCGTCCACTTTGAGCTTCATTGCCACCCAGCTTCAATTTAACTGAATCAAACAAAGCTCTCAAAATCAGCATGTTAAGACAGTTTTCCAGTGAGTGATGATCTTTGCAGGACTGGAATAAAGCAGTATGTTGCAGTGGCGCCAGCATTTTAATAAGAGCAGTATGTTGGGCTGAGTGGAGGTTTGAGTGAATTAGTATAGTGCACCGCACGTTTTGAGGTCAGTGTGAAGATGGAATAGATGCAGAGTTTGAGTAGAGATGTATGTTGGATGATTGGATCAGTATAGTGCACTGTCTGTGTGCAGGGTCAAAGTAGATCAGTACGATGGACTGTGGGGGTTTGAGTGCATCAGTGTTGTTATGCTGTGGGGGCTGGAGTGGATCAGTGTGTTATGCTGTGGGGCTGGAGTGGACCAGTGTGTTATGCTGGGGTTGGAGTGGATCAGTGTGTTGTTATGCTGTGAGGCTGGAGTGGATCAGTGTGTTATGCTGTGGGGCTGGAGTGGATCAGTGTGTTATGCTGTGGGGATTGCAGTGGTTCAGTGTGTTATGCTGTGGGGGTTGAGTGCATCAGTGTTGTTATGCTGTGGGGGCTGGAGTGGATCAGTGTGTTATGCTGTGGGGGTTGGAGTGGATCAGTGTGTTATGTGTTATGCTGTGGGGCTGGAGTGGATCAGTGTGTTATGCTGGGGTTGGAGTGGATCAGTGTGTTATGCTGTGAGGCTGGAGTGGATCAGTGTGTTATGCTGTAGGGCTGGAGTGGATCGGTGTGTTATGCTGTAGGGCTGGAGTGGATCAGTGTGTTATGTGTTATGCTGTGGGGCTGGAGTGGATCAGTGTGTTATGCTGTAGGGCTGGAGTGGATCGGTGTGTTATGCTGTGGGGATTGCAGTGGTTCAGTGTGTTATGCTGTAGGGCTGGAGTGGATCAGTGTGTTATGCTGTGGGGATTGCAGTGGATCAGTGTGTTATGCTGGGGTTGGAGTGGATCGGTGTGTTATGCTGTGGGGATTGCAGTGGTTCAGTGTGTTATGCTGTAGGGCTGGAGTGGATCGGTGTGTTATGCTGTGGGGATTGCAGTGGTTCAGTGTGTTATGCTGTAGGGCTGGAGTGGATCAGTGTGTTATGCTGTGGGGATTGCAGTGGATCAGTGTGTTATGCTGGGGTTGGAGTGGATCGGTGTGTTATGCTGTGGGGATTGCAGTGGTTCAGTGTGTTATGCTGTAGGGCTGGAGTGGATCGGTGTGTTATGCTGTGGGGATTGCAGTGGTTCAGTGTGTTATGCTGTAGGGCTGGAGTGGATCAGTGTGTTATGCTGTAGGGCTGGAGTGGATCAGTGTGTCATGCTGTGGGAATTGCAGAGGATTAGTTTTATGCAGTGTGGGTTGGTGTGGATCAGTGTTATGCTGGTTCGGTGCTCAGACTGCAGCCTTCCTGCTGCAGGAACACACACATCCATGAGCAGCTCCACCTTCAGGAACCAGCGGAAATCCTCTCCGTCCGGCCGCACTTTGCTGATATGTTCCAAAGTCGCTTTAAACTGGAGCCCAAATTTCTGCAAACAGGAGAGTGCAATGTGAAGATCATTAACCCTGCGGATAAGGAATCAACAGCTACTGAGAAAACAAATTTCTGAACGATTACTCACCACCATCTTGGACTCGCCACATATCAATTTACGGCCTGTCGTTGGAAAAGTAATCACGACAGCCGCCAACTGTTGTGACACGCCATCTGCAGGTGGCAGTAATATTGCAGGGAAAGGAGCCCACCCCTGTTAAAGCTACACCTACAGGGTGTACCTGTTGGAATAAATTTAATGCAATTTGGATTGAAGAAAAATCGCCAACCATTTGGGGAAAAAGcagta
This window contains:
- the czib gene encoding CXXC motif containing zinc binding protein isoform X3, yielding MSSAPLKGGRGSASMIQKCKLCSRENSIDILKDTIKPYNAEDSEKFKTIVHFECRGLEPVDFQPQAGFAAEGAESGTQFGEINLMEKDWNDYDEKIRESVGIYEVTHQFVKI
- the czib gene encoding CXXC motif containing zinc binding protein isoform X1, with translation MVKFGLQFKATLEHISKVRPDGEDFRWFLKVELLMDLKCQNCGEISDKWQYITLMSSAPLKGGRGSASMIQKCKLCSRENSIDILKDTIKPYNAEDSEKFKTIVHFECRGLEPVDFQPQAGFAAEGAESGTQFGEINLMEKDWNDYDEKIRESVGIYEVTHQFVKI
- the czib gene encoding CXXC motif containing zinc binding protein isoform X2, yielding MVKFGLQFKATLEHISKVRPDGEDFRWFLKLKCQNCGEISDKWQYITLMSSAPLKGGRGSASMIQKCKLCSRENSIDILKDTIKPYNAEDSEKFKTIVHFECRGLEPVDFQPQAGFAAEGAESGTQFGEINLMEKDWNDYDEKIRESVGIYEVTHQFVKI